Within the Halorhabdus rudnickae genome, the region TCCGTGGGACGCGGAGCGTCCGGAGTGCGCCGAGCAACGACGCGAACCGGGTGGTCGAGAGCAACAGTCCGAGCAGCGAGACGCTCGCCCCGACCCGGAGGGCGAACGTCGCCACGTATTCCGCGCCGGGGACGGTGATCGGACCGACCAAGGTCGGTCCGGGAAAGAGCACGGCCTGTGGTGCGACGATCACCAGCGAGACCGCCATCGGCACGCCCGTTCGGAGCACGTGCGTTCGAAGTGGGACGCGGGAGAGGGCGACCAGTCCGGCCGTCAGCGCGAGCATCCCTGCCGGCGGTCCCGGCGTGTCGAAGGTGACCGTGATGATGACCAGCGCGAAGAGACCCAGGAGTTTCACCACCGGGTGGACGGTCTGGAGCCAGCCCGACCGTCCGGCGACACGTTCGTCCCGGAGGACGCCACGAGTCCGGTCGGCCAGCGTGCCGGCCGACCGGCTGACGGGGTCAGCGTGGCTCACGGTCTGCGGTCAGCGGGCGTCCGGCGAGCCAGCCGATCGCCAGCACGAGCGCCGCGCCGACGAGCCCCGAGAGGAGCGTCCCGACGTAGGGATCGACTCCCGGGATCCCGTAGTCCGGCAGCAGCCCCGGCAGCGTCGTCACGGCGTGGGCGGTCGCGCCGGTCGCCTCCGCGGCGTGTTCTAAGGGCTCGGTATATCCGACCCGGCCGGCAGCCCAGGCGAACGCCGGAGACAGGACGACC harbors:
- the cbiQ gene encoding cobalt ECF transporter T component CbiQ, whose protein sequence is MSHADPVSRSAGTLADRTRGVLRDERVAGRSGWLQTVHPVVKLLGLFALVIITVTFDTPGPPAGMLALTAGLVALSRVPLRTHVLRTGVPMAVSLVIVAPQAVLFPGPTLVGPITVPGAEYVATFALRVGASVSLLGLLLSTTRFASLLGALRTLRVPRTAITLLAITYRYLLVVFEELSRLVLARRSRRIRAATLRESWREAGSLLGAFLLGALDRGERVGRAARSRGGTAGRAYTHRHAIGIADAAFAFVVFATVAAGVLLT
- a CDS encoding PDGLE domain-containing protein; this translates as MVVLSPAFAWAAGRVGYTEPLEHAAEATGATAHAVTTLPGLLPDYGIPGVDPYVGTLLSGLVGAALVLAIGWLAGRPLTADREPR